From one Bacteroides eggerthii genomic stretch:
- the tssD gene encoding type VI secretion system tube protein TssD, protein MNSEIILEINGYKCNLLKYKYCFSRNIDREGRPVTGVLGGNIYIEMESNGSNCILDMMLVDTDRQRPAFFSHVEHFPVWGKILHSIDDMMFRELAFDEAYLYYHEESMSAEGNAPMITRFLISPTRLDINRTIRLDRRMDTTDGFWWEEYKEDEFVKTVRICDNTPLIIDAFWIDKSGNKCREFPIGQSVKLHIQLAEFTAGDYLKFDFKDEAGEGVHHASVSGTVDKDGFVIIENFELKKK, encoded by the coding sequence ATGAATTCAGAAATAATATTGGAAATAAATGGCTACAAATGCAATCTACTAAAGTATAAATACTGTTTTTCCCGTAATATAGACCGTGAAGGAAGACCTGTAACAGGAGTGTTAGGAGGAAACATATATATAGAAATGGAATCTAATGGCAGCAATTGTATTTTGGATATGATGCTTGTTGATACGGACCGGCAGCGTCCCGCTTTCTTTTCTCATGTAGAACATTTTCCGGTTTGGGGGAAGATACTGCATAGCATAGATGACATGATGTTTCGTGAACTTGCTTTTGATGAAGCGTATCTTTATTATCATGAGGAGAGTATGAGTGCGGAGGGAAACGCTCCTATGATTACTCGTTTCCTCATATCTCCAACAAGACTGGATATCAATAGAACCATTCGACTGGATAGAAGGATGGATACGACAGACGGATTCTGGTGGGAGGAATATAAAGAGGATGAATTTGTTAAAACTGTTAGAATATGTGATAATACCCCACTCATTATTGATGCTTTTTGGATTGATAAATCAGGAAATAAATGTAGAGAATTTCCTATTGGTCAGTCTGTGAAACTACATATACAGCTTGCAGAGTTTACAGCAGGAGATTATTTAAAATTTGATTTTAAAGATGAAGCAGGTGAAGGAGTACACCACGCTTCTGTTTCCGGAACTGTAGATAAAGATGGTTTTGTAATTATAGAAAACTTTGAATTAAAGAAAAAATAA
- a CDS encoding tyrosine-type recombinase/integrase — MDIRKLKQEYPVLLDYMKQQGYGKVSIGGVQVRLKELFEQEGNYASYGDFYEKLLKRKGISKGDERSKYYRLSIRRIEAFDEYGHLPNRFAFIPTLQQKSSMNQLEGLFKTIIEHYKEVSLQTGKASSSIIVESNYAAAFFAYMQSKGAYTLADVTEPLILSYFYDRGRQLRGYTCQKSIIRVLRSSKGLLCQKECKYLCDIMPPLKNIRKNFAILSDDETAIIASTLENDNSNLTLRDKAVISIAMYTGLRGSDIAKMTVDTIDFERDLITLEQSKTHQKLVLPLRAVVGNVVMEYLKKERPKEVNIQRLFTHLYDPEKPISPGVIGKIARRFFNKLGIRKGECQNGIRLFRRYLATKLLRNGVTPRYISEIMGHISPESLNPYIDADIVHLRECGIDISKYPVREEVFDV, encoded by the coding sequence ATGGATATAAGAAAATTAAAACAAGAGTATCCCGTTTTGCTTGATTATATGAAACAGCAGGGATATGGAAAGGTCTCTATTGGTGGAGTTCAAGTGAGACTTAAAGAACTTTTTGAACAAGAAGGTAACTATGCGTCTTATGGCGATTTTTATGAAAAGCTTCTAAAAAGAAAAGGTATAAGTAAAGGCGATGAACGCTCAAAGTATTATCGGCTCTCTATACGAAGGATTGAGGCATTTGATGAATATGGTCATTTGCCTAATCGCTTTGCCTTTATACCTACTCTACAACAAAAAAGTTCAATGAATCAATTAGAAGGTCTATTCAAAACCATAATAGAGCATTACAAAGAGGTATCACTGCAAACAGGGAAAGCATCAAGTTCAATAATAGTGGAATCTAATTATGCGGCTGCATTTTTCGCTTATATGCAAAGCAAAGGCGCATATACCTTGGCAGATGTAACAGAGCCTTTAATTCTTTCTTATTTTTATGATAGAGGAAGACAACTTCGGGGATATACTTGCCAAAAAAGTATTATAAGAGTACTACGTTCTTCTAAAGGGCTACTTTGCCAAAAAGAATGTAAATACCTTTGCGATATAATGCCTCCATTGAAAAATATACGAAAGAATTTTGCAATCTTGTCTGATGATGAGACTGCTATAATAGCTTCTACATTGGAAAATGACAATTCCAATCTCACACTTCGTGATAAAGCTGTCATTTCTATTGCCATGTATACAGGTCTGCGTGGTAGTGACATCGCAAAAATGACAGTCGACACTATTGATTTCGAGCGTGATCTTATCACTCTTGAACAGTCCAAAACACATCAGAAGTTAGTTCTTCCATTAAGAGCTGTTGTAGGAAATGTAGTAATGGAATACCTAAAAAAGGAAAGGCCGAAAGAAGTGAATATTCAGAGATTATTCACGCACCTGTATGATCCGGAAAAACCGATAAGCCCGGGTGTTATTGGGAAAATTGCCCGACGTTTCTTTAATAAACTTGGGATTAGAAAAGGAGAGTGCCAAAATGGAATCAGGCTTTTTCGTCGTTATCTGGCCACCAAACTTTTAAGAAATGGAGTTACTCCTCGTTATATCAGCGAAATAATGGGACATATTTCTCCGGAGTCGCTCAATCCATACATAGATGCTGATATTGTACATTTACGTGAATGCGGCATTGACATTTCGAAATATCCTGTCAGAGAGGAGGTGTTTGACGTATGA
- a CDS encoding tyrosine-type recombinase/integrase has translation MIDLIKLEFLYRKYRNELRNDGKSYRFSRLKTFISFCAKRGCNYLSKDLIDEWCIKHPTESINSANHRIAELRNFIAYSNKQRYTNIPLPLLLPEVRKQRKGIPMTEMPIQNSVVSEMLEKYILYLKTLAPRICDTTHKNLIRFNNFCARVHPEAKELTEDIVNSWCDRRPFEKCKSRNTRVLPVSQFLRYAIRHHWTKVSVPPSLPRGGNKPRIPHIFTEDELANFFNATILLRKPVNISDFDFKLRSMQIPVFFRLLLSTGMRTNEARLLDCEDVDLKNGIINIRHTKGWAQHRVALHLSIWELLKRYDHAVEKLLPKRKVFFPTSDGKYHDIKWQGYAFSEIWRRISKTDARPYDFRSNYAVKNINSWNYDGTEWFDKLLVLGRSMGHKTLQSTCYYYQLAPMFPDMLETLSGSYLHDILPNLEDFYNDET, from the coding sequence ATGATTGACTTAATTAAGCTTGAGTTCCTTTATCGAAAATACCGGAACGAATTAAGAAACGATGGGAAGTCTTACAGATTTAGCCGCTTAAAGACATTCATTTCTTTTTGCGCAAAAAGAGGATGCAATTATTTATCAAAGGACTTGATAGATGAATGGTGCATAAAGCATCCAACCGAAAGCATTAACTCTGCCAACCATCGAATTGCGGAATTACGGAATTTTATTGCATACTCTAACAAACAACGATATACGAATATACCTTTACCATTGTTATTACCCGAAGTAAGGAAACAAAGAAAGGGAATACCTATGACAGAAATGCCCATTCAGAATTCTGTTGTTTCTGAAATGCTTGAAAAATATATTCTCTACTTGAAAACACTTGCTCCAAGGATATGTGACACTACGCATAAGAATCTCATCCGTTTCAATAACTTTTGTGCCCGAGTTCATCCTGAAGCTAAAGAACTGACCGAAGATATCGTTAATTCCTGGTGTGACAGAAGACCTTTTGAGAAATGTAAATCAAGAAATACAAGAGTGCTTCCCGTATCTCAATTTTTGAGGTATGCAATCAGGCATCATTGGACTAAAGTGAGCGTTCCCCCTTCTTTGCCGAGAGGTGGAAACAAACCACGCATACCCCATATTTTCACAGAAGACGAACTTGCCAATTTTTTTAATGCGACCATATTGCTTCGCAAGCCTGTTAATATCTCAGATTTCGATTTTAAGCTGAGAAGTATGCAAATACCTGTATTCTTCAGACTACTGCTTAGTACAGGTATGCGTACCAATGAAGCACGTTTACTTGACTGTGAAGACGTTGATCTTAAAAATGGCATAATTAATATCAGGCATACCAAAGGATGGGCACAACATAGAGTAGCCCTACACCTTTCAATTTGGGAACTTCTCAAGCGATACGACCATGCTGTAGAAAAGTTATTACCGAAGAGAAAAGTATTTTTTCCTACTTCGGATGGCAAGTATCACGATATAAAATGGCAAGGATATGCATTCAGTGAAATATGGCGAAGAATATCAAAGACGGACGCTCGTCCATACGATTTTCGTTCCAATTATGCAGTCAAAAATATAAACAGTTGGAATTATGATGGCACAGAATGGTTTGATAAACTTCTCGTTCTGGGACGCAGCATGGGGCATAAAACTCTGCAAAGTACTTGCTATTACTATCAATTGGCACCAATGTTTCCTGATATGTTGGAGACACTTTCTGGTTCTTATCTACATGACATTTTACCTAATCTTGAAGATTTTTACAATGATGAAACTTAA
- a CDS encoding tyrosine-type recombinase/integrase has protein sequence MMKLKSESIVISQAVNEWFTSYLPIARGCSSHTQRSYFTALSQYMQFLQEEKKVTPNTLSAESYSKSNLNDWLLWLKKTRKCSNSTCNDRLSGVKSFIKFLSIKDIRFNAVYISSKEIKPMRTVKVIHEEITQKAIKSLFSTIRTDTRTGKRDLAIFYLIYSIGARIDEILSVKICDLHLHEYPNPNYLTIIGKGYKCRTPPILKDVTKILLRYIEVFHNNDFASHSYLFYSFYNGEKKKISQEAINKRLKMYAAKANEIDKCVPRNLHCHSLRHARASHWLEQGLNIIAIQRLMGHADIRTTMRYIFVSVEQKNKALATLESKSTLKLEKKWKKLPKGQSLLEYVGLKK, from the coding sequence ATGATGAAACTTAAATCTGAATCAATCGTTATATCCCAAGCCGTAAATGAATGGTTTACAAGTTATCTTCCTATCGCAAGAGGATGTAGTAGCCATACACAACGTTCTTATTTTACGGCTTTATCGCAATATATGCAGTTCTTACAAGAAGAAAAAAAAGTCACTCCCAACACTCTTTCGGCAGAATCTTATTCCAAAAGCAATCTTAATGACTGGTTACTATGGTTAAAGAAAACCCGAAAGTGCAGTAATTCAACATGCAATGACCGTTTGTCTGGTGTAAAAAGCTTCATTAAATTTTTAAGCATAAAAGATATAAGATTTAATGCCGTATATATATCTTCAAAAGAAATAAAGCCTATGCGTACGGTTAAAGTGATTCATGAGGAAATTACACAAAAGGCTATCAAATCCCTTTTTAGTACCATTAGAACAGATACTCGAACAGGAAAAAGAGACTTGGCAATCTTTTATCTTATATATAGCATAGGCGCACGCATAGACGAGATTCTATCCGTTAAAATATGTGATTTACATCTTCATGAGTATCCTAATCCGAATTATTTGACGATTATAGGCAAAGGGTATAAATGCAGGACGCCTCCCATATTGAAGGATGTGACTAAAATTCTTTTACGGTATATAGAGGTATTCCATAACAATGATTTTGCTTCTCATAGTTATTTATTCTATTCCTTTTATAATGGAGAGAAGAAAAAAATATCCCAGGAGGCCATCAACAAACGTTTGAAGATGTATGCGGCTAAAGCAAATGAGATAGACAAATGTGTACCCCGCAATCTTCATTGCCATAGTCTTAGACATGCACGTGCCAGTCATTGGCTAGAACAAGGACTGAATATTATTGCTATACAAAGGCTAATGGGACACGCGGATATAAGAACCACTATGCGGTATATCTTTGTTTCTGTTGAACAAAAGAATAAGGCTTTGGCCACTTTGGAAAGTAAATCAACTCTAAAACTTGAAAAGAAATGGAAGAAACTTCCCAAAGGACAATCTCTTTTGGAATATGTAGGGCTAAAGAAATAA
- a CDS encoding sensor histidine kinase: MDDNHKLKWRFDVSTFRLIGRDLITDRVTALFELVKNCYDANAQNVNVIFENVGAGKKQAVIRVEDDGYGMSFEDIRDKWMVIGTSSKRARPYSPKPFNRKCVGEKGIGRFAVDKLGDKVSVITKKEGEEKWLKVDIDWTAYYTETEKEADIRLFTDMENVYTYNDAENPDVSGTKLIITSIREPWTKKEIEHLMREISKIVSPFANLSYPFKVRVIAPEFDIDQESIRTLDDFNNATISLSIDFDETKKLQQSIFYDKEKSTFNYHLIPLKPFGGIRMKIFFFDEPARRNYRKAFPNDPIDGFKVYRDGIIATPFAETNEIQDLKRDILGIDKRVYQDIFNRISTREFLGVIDITKNGNPQIIDATNRQDFVDNDEYREMKKFIITQLNALQDYKVEMRQAKRDNAQEGLKAASDDINSLVEAFNDIVAQKPELKLTVEPLIKQVRKTGRSVKTAISEQKKALEDFTRKENIYMSIMSLQQFAINITHAVRTTLNQIRDRVEFFYRYYPDPEEEDLFILYSKEMYERFKVLNRVINYMLSYSQSNLTPEEVDLKNTFEEILGEYDDVFSREGISLQTDFPDKLVLNANRQFFRDILQNLIDNSVKAMAKSEQKVIRCSYEVQNDMLEILVSDTGIGIPQEDNEQIFALYYTTTELQGGAGVGLYIVKTRVQSLGGSVAVVDSEFGEIGTTIKITIPFKK; the protein is encoded by the coding sequence ATGGACGATAATCATAAACTAAAATGGCGATTTGACGTCAGTACATTCCGGTTAATCGGACGCGATTTGATAACAGATCGAGTTACTGCTTTGTTCGAATTGGTAAAAAACTGTTACGATGCAAATGCCCAAAATGTAAATGTCATTTTTGAAAATGTTGGAGCCGGGAAAAAACAGGCAGTTATTCGAGTAGAAGATGACGGATATGGAATGTCGTTTGAAGATATTCGGGACAAATGGATGGTTATTGGAACTTCAAGTAAACGCGCTCGTCCATATTCACCTAAACCCTTCAATAGAAAATGTGTTGGAGAAAAAGGTATAGGACGTTTTGCTGTAGATAAGCTAGGAGATAAGGTTTCCGTTATCACTAAAAAGGAAGGGGAAGAAAAGTGGCTAAAGGTAGATATTGACTGGACTGCTTATTACACTGAAACCGAAAAAGAGGCAGATATTCGTCTATTTACCGATATGGAGAATGTCTATACGTATAATGATGCTGAAAATCCAGATGTATCAGGAACGAAATTGATAATTACTTCCATCAGAGAGCCTTGGACTAAGAAAGAAATTGAGCATTTAATGCGTGAAATTTCAAAAATTGTCTCACCATTTGCAAATTTGAGTTACCCATTCAAAGTGCGAGTAATTGCACCTGAATTTGATATAGACCAAGAGTCTATTAGAACGTTGGATGACTTTAATAATGCGACCATTTCTCTGAGTATAGACTTTGACGAGACTAAAAAGCTTCAGCAAAGTATTTTCTACGATAAGGAAAAGAGTACTTTTAATTATCATCTTATCCCACTTAAACCTTTTGGAGGAATAAGGATGAAGATTTTCTTCTTTGACGAGCCAGCTCGTAGAAACTACCGAAAAGCCTTTCCTAATGACCCTATAGATGGATTTAAGGTCTATCGTGATGGTATCATTGCCACGCCTTTTGCAGAAACTAACGAAATTCAAGATTTGAAACGTGACATTTTAGGAATTGATAAAAGAGTATATCAAGATATATTTAATAGAATAAGCACACGTGAGTTTTTGGGGGTCATTGACATCACCAAAAATGGAAATCCTCAAATAATAGATGCGACCAATCGCCAAGACTTTGTGGACAATGACGAGTATCGAGAGATGAAGAAATTTATCATCACTCAACTTAATGCTCTTCAAGATTACAAGGTGGAAATGCGTCAAGCAAAACGAGACAATGCTCAGGAGGGTCTAAAAGCTGCATCAGATGATATCAATTCTTTAGTAGAAGCCTTTAATGATATAGTCGCCCAAAAACCAGAATTAAAGCTGACTGTAGAACCTCTTATCAAACAAGTACGTAAGACAGGCCGTAGTGTAAAGACTGCTATTAGCGAACAAAAAAAAGCTTTAGAGGATTTTACTCGTAAGGAGAACATCTATATGAGTATTATGTCCCTACAACAGTTTGCAATTAATATCACTCATGCTGTCCGTACCACACTTAACCAAATACGCGATAGGGTGGAGTTCTTCTATAGATATTATCCCGATCCCGAGGAGGAAGATTTATTCATACTCTATTCTAAAGAGATGTATGAACGCTTCAAAGTACTCAACCGTGTGATTAACTATATGCTTAGCTATTCACAATCGAACTTGACTCCTGAGGAAGTTGATTTAAAAAACACGTTCGAGGAAATACTGGGTGAATACGATGATGTCTTCTCACGTGAAGGAATATCCTTACAGACAGATTTTCCCGATAAGCTGGTTCTGAACGCGAACCGACAATTTTTTAGGGATATTCTGCAGAACCTAATAGACAATTCCGTGAAAGCAATGGCTAAGTCAGAACAGAAAGTGATTCGTTGCTCTTACGAGGTTCAAAACGATATGTTGGAGATCCTTGTTTCAGACACAGGCATAGGTATTCCCCAAGAAGACAATGAACAAATCTTTGCTTTGTACTATACAACAACCGAGTTGCAAGGAGGTGCTGGCGTTGGATTGTATATTGTAAAAACTCGTGTTCAGTCTCTTGGAGGCTCTGTAGCCGTCGTTGACAGTGAATTTGGCGAGATAGGGACGACAATAAAAATAACAATACCTTTTAAAAAGTAA
- a CDS encoding DNA cytosine methyltransferase produces the protein MPKSKIHKRRGKLPSIEVVDLFCGIGGLSYGMKSKGLKIKAGFDLDWTCLYAYETNNEAKFIFKDIRTVQKEDIIPFYSKKSIKVLAGCAPCQPFSSYAFKNKNKDKKKYNLLYEFGRLVKDVQPDIVTMENVPAIASFKLQSVLGDFVNTLEAEGYYVSYHVVYCPDYGIPQTRRRLVLLASKLGEIELISPTHQKDNYVTVGDVISNLPPLQAGEECPTDKLHRCRALSALNMRRIEATPYGGSWRDWPEELMLNCHKKEGGKSFGSVYGRMTWEEPAPTMTTLCTGIGNGRFGHPVQNRAISAREAALFQTFPIKYKFFPNEQEVSLVKASRYIGNAVPPKLGEVIAESIKKHIRTHK, from the coding sequence ATGCCTAAAAGTAAAATACATAAACGACGCGGGAAATTACCTTCAATAGAGGTGGTTGACCTATTTTGCGGAATAGGCGGACTAAGCTATGGAATGAAGTCAAAAGGTCTCAAGATAAAAGCCGGTTTCGATTTGGATTGGACTTGTTTGTATGCATATGAAACCAATAACGAAGCAAAGTTTATTTTCAAGGACATTAGGACAGTTCAAAAAGAGGACATAATACCCTTCTATTCCAAGAAATCAATAAAAGTTTTGGCTGGTTGCGCTCCTTGTCAGCCTTTTTCGTCATACGCATTTAAAAACAAGAATAAAGATAAAAAAAAATACAACCTTCTTTATGAATTTGGACGTCTTGTTAAAGATGTGCAACCAGACATCGTTACAATGGAGAATGTTCCGGCTATAGCTTCATTTAAACTTCAATCAGTATTAGGAGACTTTGTTAATACACTTGAGGCAGAAGGATATTATGTCTCCTATCATGTGGTTTATTGTCCCGATTATGGCATACCACAGACACGTAGGCGATTAGTATTGCTAGCCTCGAAATTAGGTGAGATTGAATTGATTTCTCCAACACATCAAAAAGATAATTACGTGACTGTTGGCGATGTAATCAGTAACCTTCCCCCTCTTCAAGCTGGTGAAGAATGTCCTACAGACAAGTTGCATCGCTGCCGGGCCTTGTCTGCATTGAATATGAGAAGAATTGAGGCTACGCCATATGGTGGAAGCTGGAGAGATTGGCCAGAGGAACTTATGTTAAATTGCCATAAGAAAGAAGGTGGTAAGAGTTTTGGTAGTGTTTATGGGCGCATGACTTGGGAAGAGCCTGCTCCAACGATGACCACACTTTGTACAGGTATAGGTAACGGGCGTTTCGGACATCCTGTTCAGAACAGGGCTATTTCAGCACGTGAAGCTGCATTGTTCCAGACTTTTCCGATAAAATATAAATTCTTTCCTAATGAGCAAGAAGTATCTTTAGTTAAAGCTTCACGTTATATAGGAAATGCTGTTCCCCCAAAATTAGGCGAGGTAATTGCAGAGAGTATAAAAAAACATATTAGAACCCACAAATAA
- a CDS encoding helix-turn-helix transcriptional regulator, translating into MNVRPLNRLKVVLVEKQRTSKWLAEQLGVSTVTVSKWCTNMHQPDLQTLAKIADLLGCEKRELITE; encoded by the coding sequence ATGAATGTAAGACCTCTTAATCGGCTTAAAGTGGTTCTTGTGGAGAAACAGAGAACAAGCAAATGGCTGGCAGAACAATTGGGCGTATCAACTGTTACAGTAAGTAAATGGTGTACCAATATGCATCAGCCGGACTTACAGACGCTAGCTAAAATTGCCGATTTGCTAGGATGTGAAAAACGAGAACTTATCACAGAATAG